From Desulfurella sp.:
GCTTTGGCTTTTGTTAGAGATAGCAACAATGAAAAATTGAAAGCATCTGGAGAAACGCTATTTCAAGTATTCCACAGTTCTACAGAAGTAATTTTTAAAATGATAAGGTGGATATTAGAATATGCGCCCATAGGTGTTTTTGCATTAATGGCTTACACGATTGGGACAGTAGGACCAAAAGCAGTAGGACCGCTTGCTTATGTAGTTTTAGTTGTATATATAGCGTTAATATTCCAGATTATTATATTTTATGGTGGCACGCTAAGTCTATTAAAAGTAAATTTCTGGAAATTTTTGAAAAAAGCTCAAGAACCATTTTTGATGGCATTTACAACAAGAAGCTCGGATGCTACACTGCCTGTTACAATCGCTACAGCTCAAGAAAAGATGGGCATCTCTGAAGCAGTTAGCGCTTTTACGTTACCGCTTGGTGCAAAATTTAATATGGATGGTACAACCTTATACGAAGGTGTATGTGCTTTGTTTGTAGCTCAAGCCATAGGTCNNNNNNNNNNAGGTCTTCACTTAACTTTAACACAACAACTGATAGTTATATTAACAGCAATTTTAGCCTCAATTGGTACAGCTGGTGTACCTGCAGCGGGCGCTATTATGCTACTTTTAGTATTAAATTCCGTTGGCTTAAAAGTAGAACCTGGAAGACCAGAAACACTTGCCTATGCCATGATTTTTGGTATCGATGCCTTACTTGACATGGCAAGAACTGCAACAAACGTTCTTGGGGATCTAACTGCCACTACATTTGTAGCAAAGCTTGAAAATGAAATAGATATGTCAAAATGGAATTGAAAGCAAAAATTGTAGGCATTATAGGTGGCATGGGCCCACTTGCAACGATAGATTTATACTCAAAAATTATTAAACATACTAATGCAAAAAATGATCAAGAAAATCTGCATGTAGTTATTGATAGTTACGCTCAGATACCAGATAGAACCAAATACTTAAAGGGTGAAGGAGAAAATCCTTTGCCTTATCTTTTAGAATCTGCGAATAACCTAAAAAAAGGTTTTAACATTGATGTTTACTGCATGCCATGTAATACAGCACATTATTTTATTAATGAATTAAGAAAAAATATTGATAAGCCTTTTATAAGTATTGTTGAAGCTGCTTTTAATGAAATAAAAAGATACCATTTTACCAAGTTAGGAATTTTAGCAACAGATGGAACATTACTTGGCAAGGTTTATCATGATTTTTTTGAGAAAAACGGTGTAAAAATCGAAAATTTTGATGAAAATACGCAAAGCTTAATCATGAAAGCTATATACGATGTGAAAGCAAACTCAATAAATTCCGGGATAGAAGCATTTAATAAAGCTTTAAGTAATATAGTAAAAAACAAATTTGATTTAT
This genomic window contains:
- a CDS encoding dicarboxylate/amino acid:cation symporter, with product LKHLQAPSIIDVLLNIVPTNFIEAMAKGDILPIVFFSLLFGIALAFVRDSNNEKLKASGETLFQVFHSSTEVIFKMIRWILEYAPIGVFALMAYTIGTVGPKAVGPLAYVVLVVYIALIFQIIIFYGGTLSLLKVNFWKFLKKAQEPFLMAFTTRSSDATLPVTIATAQEKMGISEAVSAFTLPLGAKFNMDGTTLYEGVCALFVAQAIG
- a CDS encoding amino acid racemase, with amino-acid sequence MELKAKIVGIIGGMGPLATIDLYSKIIKHTNAKNDQENLHVVIDSYAQIPDRTKYLKGEGENPLPYLLESANNLKKGFNIDVYCMPCNTAHYFINELRKNIDKPFISIVEAAFNEIKRYHFTKLGILATDGTLLGKVYHDFFEKNGVKIENFDENTQSLIMKAIYDVKANSINSGIEAFNKALSNIVKNKFDLLIAACTEIPILIPYKQEHIQIIDATDCLAKNVVKFCRE
- a CDS encoding cation:dicarboxylase symporter family transporter translates to GLHLTLTQQLIVILTAILASIGTAGVPAAGAIMLLLVLNSVGLKVEPGRPETLAYAMIFGIDALLDMARTATNVLGDLTATTFVAKLENEIDMSKWN